The genomic DNA TCTCCCTCTCTATACCTCCGGTTTCTCAACCACTACCTTTACTTTTCAACAACTAGAGAGTTCTGCTCTCTGATGAGTCCCGTTGGAGTGCAGGTGCTACGGCAGTTCTAGTCGACACCTGTgtgtttttctcttttcaTCCGTACGTCCCGTCTTCCTTTTCTCCGTGCAGCAAGAATACATCATCGGGACACCACTATGCACTCTCAGCCAGCCAAGCCAGCCCTGCTAACCTTTCCCAGTTGAATAGACATTcctcttttatttttctatTGATATTCCATTGCTGAGCTACCCGCCAgctctctcctctctcccCTCTCCCCTCTCTCAATCGTCCCGCGCGTGACGGAAAAAAAATCCCGCACAATGCTCCGGACCACAGCCGTAAAGGCGGCCAGCGGCAGCTTGTCTCGCGGCTCGACCTGCTCATCCTGCCGGAGATCCTTCTCTCTTGCCTCGAACGTTGCCCGGAATTCTAACGGCTCGAAATTTGGTGTCGCGACCAGGAGACCTCTCGCTGTTGTGGACCGTTTGGCTGGTGGTTATGGCCGGAGACAGTATGCTGCCTCCGCGGAGGATTTGGAAAAGGGGGTGGTGAGCTTTTACCTTGCCTCGATTTATTGCGGTTTTTTATGTGGATTGGGGGAAGGGGGATATGGTTGAAGAGAAAGTGGAATTCGACTGACTGGCTGTGAACAGGACCCGAATGATTCCTTCCTCTCCGGAAACACCGCCAACTACATCGATGAGATGTACGTGGCATGGAAGAACGATCCTTCCAGCGTCCACATCTCGTGGCAGGCCTACTTCAAGAACATGGAGGATGGCAACATGCCCGTCTCCCAGGCTTTCCAGCCCCCGCCGACTCTCGTCCCGACACCGACGGGTGGTGTGCCCCAACAAATGCCCGGTGAGGGCTTGGGCTTGAGCGGCAGCCCCGAAGTCACTAACCACTTGAAGGTTCAGCTTTTGGTGCGCGCTTACCAGGCCCGTGGCCACCACAAGGCCAAGATCGACCCTCTTGGTATCCGTGGTGAGGCTGAGGCTTTCGGTTACAGCAAGCCCAAGGAGCTTGAGCTTGACCACTACGGTTTCACTGAGCGTGACCTCGACCAGGAGTTCACTCTTGGACCCGGTATCTTACCCCGCTTCTCTACCCCCGATCGCAAGAAGATGACCCTGCGCGAGATCGTCGCTACCTGCGAGCAGATCTACTGTGGCTCCTACGGTGTCGAGTACATCCACATTCCCGATCGCAAGCCATGCGACTGGATCCGTGACCGCTTCGAGGTTCCCCAGCGTTACCAGTACTCCGTCGATGACAAGCGCCGCATCCTTGACCGTTTGATCTGGTCGCACAGCTTCGAGTCCTTCCTGGCCACCAAGTTCCCCAACGATAAGCGTTTCGGTCTTGAGGGTTGTGAATCTCTTGTTCCCGGTATGAAGGCCCTGATTGACCGCAGTGTTGACTACGGTATCAAGGACATTGTCATCGGTATGCCTCACCGTGGTCGGCTCAACGTCCTCTCCAACGTCGTCCGTAAGCCCAACGAGTCAATCTTCAGCGAATTCGCCGGTTCGACCGAACCCTCTGATGAGGGATCCGGTGACGTCAAGTACCACTTGGGTATGAACTTCGAGCGTCCCACGCCGTCCGGCAAGCGCGTCCAGCTCTCCCTGGTTGCCAACCCCTCTCACTTGGAAGCCGAGGACCCCGTCGTGCTCGGAAAGACCCGCTCTATCCAGCACTACAACAACGACGAGACCGAGTTCAACAGCGCCATGGGCGTGTTGCTGCACGGTGACGCTGCTTTCGCTGCTCAGGGTGTTGTCTACGAGACTATGGGCTTCCACTCTCTCCCCGCCTACTCGACCGGTGGTACCATTCACATCGTTGTGAACAACCAGATCGGTTTCACCACTGACCCCCGTTTCGCTCGTTCCACCCCTTACTGCTCGGACATCGCCAAGTCGATCGACGCCCCCGTCTTCCACGTCAACGGTGACGACGTCGAGGCCGTCAACTACATTTGCCAGGTTGCCGCTGACTGGCGTGCCGAGTTCAAGCGCGACGTCATCATTGACATTGTCTGCTACCGTAAGCAGGGTCACAACGAGACCGACCAGCCTTCGTTCACCCAGCCCTTGATGTACAAGCGAATTGCCGAGCAGAAGAGCCAGATCGACAAGTACGTCGAGAAGCTGATTGCCGAGGGTAGCTTCACCAAGGAGGACATTGACGAGCATAAGAAGTGGGTCTGGGGAATGCTCAACGACAGCTTCGACCGCAGCAAGGACTACCAGCCCACTAGCAAAGAGTGGCTCACTTCCGCCTGGAACGGCTTCAAGACACCCAAGGAGCTGGCCACCGAGGTCCTGCCCCACCTTGATACCGCGGTCGAGCCTGAGCTTTTGAAGCACATCGCTAGAGTGGTCAGCGACGGTCCGGATAGCTTCACCCTCCACCGCAACCTCAAGCGTATCTTGTCTAACCGCCAGAAGGTTGTTGAAGAGGGCAAGGGTATTGACTGGGCTACTGCTGAGGCTCTTGCTTTTGGTTCGCTTGTCAACGAGGGCTACCACGTCCGTGTTTCTGGCCAGGATGTTGAGCGTGGTACTTTCTCCCAGCGTCACGCTGTCTTGCACGATCAGGCTACCGAGGCTACTTACACCCCTCTGCAGCACGTTAGCGAGAACCAGGGTAGCTTTGTTATTTCCAACTCTTCGCTGAGTGAATTTGGAGCGTAAGTCTATTTTTATCACTAATGTTTGATATATATGCTAATTGCTTGCAGCCTTGGTTTCGAATACGGTTACTCTCTTACCTCGCCTAACGCTTTCGTCATGTGGGAGGCTCAGTTCGGTGACTTTGCCAACAACGCTCAGTGTATCATTGACCAGTTCATTGCTGCTGGTGAATCGAAGTGGCTGCAGCGCTCCGGTCTTGTCCTTTCGCTGCCTCACGGTTACGATGGCCAGGGTCCTGAGCACTCTTCGGGCAGAATGGAGCGTTGGTTACAGCTCTGTAACGAGGAGCCTCGCGTGTACCCCTCTCAGGACAAGCTCGACCGTCAGCACCAGGACTGCAACATGCAAGTTGTCTACATGACCAGCCCTGCTAACATGTTCCACATGCTGCGTCGCCAGATCCACCGCCAGTTCCGCAAGCGTATGTCCCGTCTTTTGATCTATGGGAGTGTATTTGCTAACGTTTGTAGCTTTGATCATGTTCTTCTCCAAGTCTCTCCTGCGTCACCCCATTGCTCGCTCTGAGCTCTCCGAGTTCACTGGCGACTCCCACTTCCAGTGGATCATCCCCGACCCCGCTCACGGCACCGCTATCGACGAGCCCGAGAAGATCGAACGTGTGATCCTCTGCTCTGGTCAGGTGTACGCCACACTGCTCAAGCACCGTGAGGCCAACAACATCCGCAACACCGCCATCACCCGTATCGAGCAGCTGCACCCCTTCCCCTGGGCTCAGCTCAAGGAGAACCTCGACAGCTACCCCAACGCCCAGAACATCGTCTGGGCTCAGGAGGAACCTCTGAACGCCGGTGCCTGGAGCTTCACCCAGCCCCGTATCGAGACCCTGCTGAATGCCACGGAGCATCACAACCGCCGCCACGTCCTGTACGCCGGCCGTGCCCCTAGCGCATCGGTGGCCACCGGTCTCAAGTCCGTGCACATCAAGGAAGAGCAGGAATTCCTTGAGGATGCGTTCTCCATCCACCAGGACCGTCTGAAGGGCGAGTAAATGTAACATAACACTACTATCTGTCATTTCATTTCAGTTCATTACTTTTTcaatttcccttttcttttttcttttccgtTTTCTATATGTTGGGTTTGGTGAAGGAGGCAATTGAAAGATTATACTTATAGTACATTTGTTTGATTACTACATCTTAAACGCCTTTTTTTGTGGGAGCTAGGCTAGCGTCTACTTTTTTCTATCATTGTCCTTTGTTAATTTTTTGTTGCATGTGTATGACTGAGTATGGTCTTGGTTTATAAGTTCGCCTGTCTGGCCTCTACCTAGATGGTGCGTATTGTAGAATAATGTGGTCAATATGTACAGTTGCGTGCTAGGATACCGCCCCGGAGCATGCGCGACTTCGGACGTTACGAATAGCCCCTTTCCAAGCCTCACTGTGAAGGGTTTCGGGCAGAAGACAGAGGGGGTGAGATAGGACTTGTTGAGGGGGTTGTTGGCGGCGGGGTCGGAAGGGTCTGGGGCGCGGCGCGTTGTTAGGGTTATTTCTATGTTGTGAAAGTGGTGGGGGGTGGGGTTGTGTTGAGGATGTAGCGTAGGGGTTTGGTTATGGAATAGGAGGTTGGGTTGTTGtgggatggcgttgagttgATTATCGTCTCGGTGAATTGTCCAGAtatgtggtggtggtggtggctgcGGGGAGAGGTTTCCAGATGATTTCGGAGGCTACCCAGAGGTGGGCTTCTTTGCAGTAGTACATCTGTTCTCGTTTAGCTGTTCGTATACTGATATAGAAAGGCAGGAAGGGAGGGGTGTTACCCGTCCTGTTCCATCTTGTTCGAATCTAAGATTACGGTTCGGCTAGGTCGTATGTCCAGGACTCGGAAGTTAggatggagaggagggatTCTTACATGTTGTGTGGACTGTTGGTGGTAGCTTGGTCTGGTTCTTTCGTATAGTTGGTTGTACGATGTCGAGTCAAAATGACCTCAGTCATCCCGTAACTTGATTGTAATGGTTAGGGCATTCAGCTCCTTTATTTTCACTATTCAGTATTTCCTCCTCTGATAGTCCCAACTTCTATCATAAACAAAAATTGACTTCTTCAAGTCATTTCTAACTCTCCCCATCGAATCCTTGGCTGATATTGCAGTCTTGCAGACTTGTATCAAGGCTACTATGCATTATGAATATGAAAACTAAAATCAAAGACTCTATACCAATATGAAAACCAGCCAAACTTCTGTCTCATTCTTTCACACCAATCATTCGCTTCATTCAGCGACACCAAATCCCCAGTCTCCCCTTTCAAGCGCTTTTCAGCCTTATAACAGGCCCGCCATCGGCCTCCTTACGACACTTGCATCATTCAATTTCCTCACTGTTGATTACCTGGTATAGTATTGTACCAGAGGTAGATCATACAAGCAGAAAGGAATAATATTCACCTCCAGTTAAGTTAGGATATGAACGATGCATATCGGACGGAGGGCATACCTCTCAACAAAGCTAGGGGATTGGTACGCGATGACAACTGACTAATAACATATATGAAGAAACAAACTATATAAAGCGAGTTTAAGGAAGCAATGGCCTTCGCAGATACTACATAGTTATTGTATATGGGAGCCTCTGGGATCTATACTGAAGGTATCGCTTATCTGCACAACGACCCAGTGGAAAAAGAAACTGGGACAAGACCGGGCTTGTTGACCGAAAATATTCCACCAAGCATTAAGCTTGGACATCGAAAACCGTTCTCTGTAACAGACGCCATGGAAGTCTCAGGCTTACTGGAGACCTACAGCCTTGACAGCGGACTTCTGTAGGGAAGTTACATAAATGCGGCACAATATACATCCGCTTCTGCAACCTGACCCCTGACCACGACGGCAAAGTCAAAACAAATTGTTCAAATATGAATTACAAGGCCTAGAACCGCAGAAAGTGGTGTGTCCGAGTATATTGAAGAGGTTCCGGGACGAAAAGCAGAAGTTTTCGCGGCCAACACTATTATGCAGTTTAAGGAGTTTTTTTAGGCTCGTGCGATCTAGAACTGCAGACGATCATCATTTGAACCCATTGCAACAACGCTTTCGCGCATACCCGGAAGTTATGGCCCCTCTATCAACTGTGTCTGTAGCAGTTTCGCTCGCTGTACCAGGCGCAATTGAACCCACTATCAAGTGACAATTTGCAGGGAGTGAGACTGGCCAGTGGGCTGGTTGTGGTGTAATTTACACTTGAttctgctgccgctgccagCATACCTCCCTCATCGCCAGAAGGGTAAAGTTGCTACTTTGTCTGTTTCATGGGTTCCCGAAATTGTTCTGTCTTCATCCGACGAAATACCATCTGGACTACAAGACGTGGCTCAATACAACCGCTGAATGTTGCCCATGTGGGCTGCTCTCGTACAGCCAAGAATTTACAGAAGTGCAACGGCAATAGCGATTCCCGAGCCGCCCTATAAAACCCGGCTCTGGTCATTGAGCCAAAATGCTGAGAGTTATGACAACAACCCCTGCGGGATTTGGGCACCATACCTATCAATTGCCATCATTCTGAGGAAGTGACCGATGCGCTCAGTTTATTCACAACATTGATAGAATAAACTGAATTACTATACTTTTCATTCAGAGACACCCAGGGAAACATGACGAAACCAAGTGGTATCTAGAGGAAGATTGGTCTGAAAATAGCTCTATACCCGAAAGACACCCGTTTCGTGCTGTCTCTTACGCTGGATCTTCATATCAGCACACGGCATATCCGCAGCTCCATGTTAGTAGGCGATCAGAGTTAAATGATACCATCGAATTATGGCGGCTGTTTGGAGGCATTTGTCCTTTCATGGGCTCACTTATAAGAATGAAGGATTTCCCGTCAACCAGATCTGAGGCGGAGACACAAAAAATATGGCAATGAAGCCATCCACAGTGGCTCATACTGCGGGCAGTTGCTAACATGAATGAGCCTTAGACTTCCAAAACCTTATTGCAGCAATATGCAAGATAGACGATAGTGATAACGTTTCATTTCCCAGCCGGCAAGCATTTATGATTCGTGATGATAAATTCATATCCGATAAATGCACCAACATGCAACCTTTTATGACTACGTAGCGTATTAGGCATGATTACTAGCTTCTTGTATCCCGTGCAAGAGAAGAAGTGGGTGTTGCTGATAATAGCAACCTACGATGAAAGTCTGAATGCTAGACATTGTGGAATGCGCTGATGATCGTTCTCTACTCGGATTAGCTCGCCAAGAACCATCTCAAAAAAAGAATAGCGGAAATAGCAAACAATTATCTGACTCACGCAGTGGAAAGATAATATAGGTAAATGCAATGCCTCTGGAGTATCGATTTCTCCAGCCAGATGTTTTCGCTGTACCTACTTCAGCCGAGTCTCTATTTCTCCAGGGGGGGATCTAGCTCTGTTAGCAATCAACTATCTGTATATGCTGGTGTGGCAATTCTTCTTGTTGTGTAATGAGTAGCTGGCGGTGTGTTTTTACTATGTTACTGTCTTCGTCTTTGGCTGCTTCGTGAAGCAAAGCGGCTTGCTGTCTCACATCTTGGGAGTTTATTTGCCAACAGCAACTTTCCTAGCCGCTCTGTTATTACGGGACTTCCTCTGTAACAGGCCGAGATGCATGGTAGCTGCATAAAAATAGAAGTGATATACTGCCCGTATACGTTACCTGTCTCTGATCCTGTAGCCAAGATTTGATTATACTATGCTCAACAGTTGTTGATAGAGACAGCGTGACAATTTGAAAACTTGACATAGTCCATATTGGCTCCACAATATCCATTGTCTATTTGAATCCGGTATGTTGTGTCGACAGCAATGTCTGAACAAAGTTCTAAGTCCAAAGTCCTTTTCTAAGTGACGGGGCCACTCTCTAGTTGCAGAAGGATCTTCAGATAGAGGTAAGAAGAGATGAGTAGACTCGACATTGGAGCTCAAAGGCTATCCAGCCTCACGTCTTCCGGGTACTTGAGACCACGCATACCGTATGTGGCCAATGCATGCAACTATTAAGTATAGACCTGAGACATACGGTCATGTGAAAGTTGCCAACAGCTAACAACGGTTATTCTCTGGCATGTTGTCAATTCGGCATAGAGCGTGAATTATCACCGTTCCGACAGGGTATTCGATATTTCGGGGTAGCTCCGTTGAAATCAGCCCAATCGATATCTTGAAGCTATGATATTATCGGGCCTTTATTTCCTTGACCTCTGTATTTTCGGTATTCCCTACAGGGCTCTTCCGATGTCTCAATATTCAGTCGGACTAGCCCGAATTCGTGATTTATCCATTACAGATCTTCACCTAGACTAGttcgtactccgtatctTATCCTATTCTTGACAACGCACAGCCACCGTTAGTACCTGATTGCTCCGATGCAGGACGGAAGTACCTCGGCACAACCCTGGAAATATCTCGAACGGAGCCAACGGTAGACCGCCGCGAGTCAAGACAATGTCTCACCATAACCCGGGATCATCAGGCCATCACATCGATTTGAGTATGGGGTACTTCCGATAACTTCTCAACGGGGTTAGCAACTCCATAGGGCGCTATACATTTACCCCTTATGTGCTGAGCTAAATCAGTTGGAGACGTTTCTCCCACCTTCGATTGTGGGTCCATAATGGGACCCTGGGCTAATTATAACTAATTATAGCATGCGATCTTGGTTAGCTTCACGTTTTCCTATTTGGTGCATAGAATATCCGGTAGCTCGATCGAAAGTATATAAGGCTGGTATCTCCCATCCAAATCAACACTATTAACAGCAACTCGAATCCTCTACAAACACATCTTACATTCAACCCTCTTTTCCAACCCAACCTTCAAAATGCAGCTCAAGAACGTCATCCTCGCCGCCACGGCCGCCGCCACGGTCTCTGCCGCTCCTACCGACGGACAGAAGCCCTTCGGTGTCCTCGCCATCCACTCCGGCAGCGGCGTCCAGAACAGCGGCTTCAACGCTGCCAAGAGTAGCCTCTTCGCTGGCCTTCCTTCCCAGAACGCCAGCTGCGCTCGTCCCGAGGACGGCCAGACCGCTACCTTCTACATCAAGGACAGTGAACTCTACCTCTACGACCAGTCCGCTACTCCCCAGAAGTTCTACGTCGACCGCTCCGGCATGGGTATGTCCTTACCATATAAATACCATCCTTTTTACATGAATGATTGCTAACAGACTGTACAGGCCAGGGCAAGATCGGATACACCACTGGTGCCCAGCAGCCTCCTAAGAACGCCGAGCAGAAGGGCTGGTCTGTCAGCGAGCAGAACTATCTCCAGTTCGGCGGGAAAAGCCTGATCGCTTGCCCCAACAGCATCGACGGTGCCTGGAGCATCTGGGCTTCCGCTGGTGTTGATAACCCTGCTGGTAACGAGAACTGCGTTGGTATTGCTTCTCGTGTTATCGAGTCTACCAACCCCAACGGCTGCAAGTACACTGAGTAAGCGGTTTTTTGGTTGATTACGGCTGGGGTTGTACTTGTATATGAGTTATACTGAGTAAATAATTAGCATTGTTTGTTTGTTGAATTGAATCAAGAATTGTTTTGCATATTTTGCCGACGTATAACTTCAATGAACATAGATCCCCCTTAATCCTCCTAACTAGCCACGAACGCCAATATCTCGAAGATCTAGCTGCAAAGAAACGCGCGGTATCTCACCCACATTATAGCTGTTAGCCGCACCTTTCGATTTGCTTCTAAACCGCCATTACCCAAGTCCATCCCAAGATGACACCCTACAGAGGTCATGAAACCGGTGACCCTGTGGGCATCGGCGAAGTCCTAGATGTCAGATACCGAATCTTCGAGAAACTCGGTTCGGGGTGGTATTCGACGGTTTGGTTAGCAAGAGACCAAACATACTATACAGCGGTTAAGATACTGGATCAAGATTGCTACGGCGGCGAACACAGTATCTTCGAACTGGAAATTCTGCAGCGCCTCCGTGATAGTGACCCGAATCATCCTAGATACCGGCATGTTTCTATTCGCCTCGACTACTTCATGTACGAAAGGCATATGCGTCTTGTGATGGAGCTTATGGCGGAAGATATGAATGGATTTTGCTTTTCCTTTGAGGAGGTCAAAATTCCCAATGTCACAATGAAGAGAATCACGAAGCAACTATTATTGGCTGTGGACTATGCACGTTCGTTGGGAATCATCCATACTGTGTCATGAAGGCCGTGCGAATACTAATTGCTTCTAGACATGAAGCAAGACAATATCATGATAAAAATCAGATAGCCCATTATAGTCGACCAATATATTGAGAAGCACAATTACACTCTCAGGGAATACAACTTCGACAACGCATCCGAGTTTTTAGAGGTCGACGTTGTCCTTTGTGACTGGGGAACGGCGAGCTGAGAAACAAAGCACCTCACGGAGCTAATACAACCGACGCTTTTACGAGCCTCAAAGTCATCTTACAAGCACCCTGGGCCAAGGAAGTTGGTatctgaaatcttggtgccTTGCTTCCGGAGCTCCTAGATGCGGTGTGCATGTTCACTGGTAGGGCTAATGTAACTGCCTGCCTAGGCATCATATCGAAGAGATTGATGCACTTTTCGGTCCATTTCTTCCTGGTTTGGTGGAGAACGGGAAGCCGGAAATCGTGCAGCAGATATTTGATTTGGATTCTTGGATTCCGGAACCTACTGGACGTTCGCTGGCGAGACTAGAGCGATGGGTTGAATGTATTAACGGAGAGGAGAAGGCGAGGTTGCTGAGGGTGCTTCGGTCTATGGTGATGATTGGTCCTAACCCACATAAGACCGCTCGGTCACTACTGAATGAGCCTTGGCTCATGAATCAAGCTCTCCTTTCCCAAGAGGTTCTCGGAGGGAACATATACTTCATCGAATTCTAGAAATGTCGAACCTGTCACATGTATCTAATTAGTTACAATTGTTTCCTCTCGAAACTAGAAATTTAAGAAGATACTGTACCGCTTGAGTTTACTCCTGAGTTCTCCATCTTGCGTCTTGAAATGCCCTTCGTATGCAAAGGCACAATGAATACCGAAATTCCTTTGGCACCGCTTGTGCCGGTTCTTGCTGCTACCAAGCCATGATCCGCCCGGCGTCCCTGAGTAATCCACTTCTTCTCCCCATTGAGCACGTAACTGCTGCCATCTGGTGTTTTAGCTGCGGCCATGGTTGATCCAGCCACATCGGAGCCGACTGTTGAAGCTGTTAACTCGATTCCATGCAATCTGGACATGCATGCTTACCAGCTGGCTCGGTCACACACAAGCAGTGTCTCTGTAAGCCTCGTAGCAATGGAGCGAGATAATTTTGCCCCTGCGATTCTGTCCCGTATCGATCAATGAGAGGTCCGCCAACGGACGCGCCGCCGTTGATGCCCCAAACCGTGCCTAAACAGTCACATCGGGCACAGCACTATCACAAAACCTAGTCTCGGTAGATTTTCAGGCTTTTCAAAGAAGGTCGAAAAGTCATAAATTCTTTCCTGCAGTTAGTTTGGAGACCACAATACGATAACCCGCCCTGTTGTTTCTCAGTGCCAAACATTTATATGTTCGGAATGCCACCTTTGTGTTTATGAAAATCGAATGATTAAACACTTATTCATCATAGCCGGACTCATGGAAAGTAGTATATATAGTGTGCTTGGATATCGTCCAGAAATTGTGCTGCCTGGAACATTATTGTTGTTCGTTGGTGACCTCTACCCGTCTTGATATCTCTGATGACACTAAAAGTAATTAGTACATCTGCTACTATTCCAGGAAGATCATATACAACATCTTCTTTCACCCTCTGTCTTCCATTCCAGGCCCAAAGCTGTATGCAGCATCGTTTGTGTTCTTTGCCCGTATGGTGTTGCGTGGGAAGCTTCCCATGGAATTGCATGAACTTCAGGAAAAATACGGCGAAATCCTTCGCATCAGCCCGGATCAAGTCACGATTATAAACTCAGAAGCATGGAAAGAGGTTTACGGCCTGCGTCCTGGGCATCCACAAAGACCAAAAGACCAGCGTCACGTCGTTGTAGGACCCAATAGCACGCCGAGCATTCTTCG from Aspergillus chevalieri M1 DNA, chromosome 1, nearly complete sequence includes the following:
- the kgd1 gene encoding alpha-ketoglutarate dehydrogenase KGD1 (BUSCO:EOG09260AZA;~COG:G;~EggNog:ENOG410PFJN;~InterPro:IPR005475,IPR011603,IPR032106,IPR029061, IPR001017,IPR031717,IPR042179;~PFAM:PF02779,PF00676,PF16078,PF16870;~go_function: GO:0004591 - oxoglutarate dehydrogenase (succinyl-transferring) activity [Evidence IEA];~go_function: GO:0016624 - oxidoreductase activity, acting on the aldehyde or oxo group of donors, disulfide as acceptor [Evidence IEA];~go_function: GO:0030976 - thiamine pyrophosphate binding [Evidence IEA];~go_process: GO:0006099 - tricarboxylic acid cycle [Evidence IEA];~go_process: GO:0055114 - oxidation-reduction process [Evidence IEA]); this translates as MLRTTAVKAASGSLSRGSTCSSCRRSFSLASNVARNSNGSKFGVATRRPLAVVDRLAGGYGRRQYAASAEDLEKGVDPNDSFLSGNTANYIDEMYVAWKNDPSSVHISWQAYFKNMEDGNMPVSQAFQPPPTLVPTPTGGVPQQMPGEGLGLSGSPEVTNHLKVQLLVRAYQARGHHKAKIDPLGIRGEAEAFGYSKPKELELDHYGFTERDLDQEFTLGPGILPRFSTPDRKKMTLREIVATCEQIYCGSYGVEYIHIPDRKPCDWIRDRFEVPQRYQYSVDDKRRILDRLIWSHSFESFLATKFPNDKRFGLEGCESLVPGMKALIDRSVDYGIKDIVIGMPHRGRLNVLSNVVRKPNESIFSEFAGSTEPSDEGSGDVKYHLGMNFERPTPSGKRVQLSLVANPSHLEAEDPVVLGKTRSIQHYNNDETEFNSAMGVLLHGDAAFAAQGVVYETMGFHSLPAYSTGGTIHIVVNNQIGFTTDPRFARSTPYCSDIAKSIDAPVFHVNGDDVEAVNYICQVAADWRAEFKRDVIIDIVCYRKQGHNETDQPSFTQPLMYKRIAEQKSQIDKYVEKLIAEGSFTKEDIDEHKKWVWGMLNDSFDRSKDYQPTSKEWLTSAWNGFKTPKELATEVLPHLDTAVEPELLKHIARVVSDGPDSFTLHRNLKRILSNRQKVVEEGKGIDWATAEALAFGSLVNEGYHVRVSGQDVERGTFSQRHAVLHDQATEATYTPLQHVSENQGSFVISNSSLSEFGALGFEYGYSLTSPNAFVMWEAQFGDFANNAQCIIDQFIAAGESKWLQRSGLVLSLPHGYDGQGPEHSSGRMERWLQLCNEEPRVYPSQDKLDRQHQDCNMQVVYMTSPANMFHMLRRQIHRQFRKPLIMFFSKSLLRHPIARSELSEFTGDSHFQWIIPDPAHGTAIDEPEKIERVILCSGQVYATLLKHREANNIRNTAITRIEQLHPFPWAQLKENLDSYPNAQNIVWAQEEPLNAGAWSFTQPRIETLLNATEHHNRRHVLYAGRAPSASVATGLKSVHIKEEQEFLEDAFSIHQDRLKGE
- a CDS encoding uncharacterized protein (COG:T;~EggNog:ENOG410PKCM;~InterPro:IPR000719,IPR011009,IPR017441;~go_function: GO:0004672 - protein kinase activity [Evidence IEA];~go_function: GO:0005524 - ATP binding [Evidence IEA];~go_process: GO:0006468 - protein phosphorylation [Evidence IEA]) codes for the protein MTPYRGHETGDPVGIGEVLDVRYRIFEKLGSGWYSTVWLARDQTYYTAVKILDQDCYGGEHSIFELEILQRLRDSDPNHPRYRHVSIRLDYFMYERHMRLVMELMAEDMNGFCFSFEEVKIPNVTMKRITKQLLLAVDYARSLGIIHTVS
- the aspf34 gene encoding cell wall protein PhiA (COG:S;~EggNog:ENOG410PQHQ;~SECRETED:SignalP(1-18)), whose product is MQLKNVILAATAAATVSAAPTDGQKPFGVLAIHSGSGVQNSGFNAAKSSLFAGLPSQNASCARPEDGQTATFYIKDSELYLYDQSATPQKFYVDRSGMGQGKIGYTTGAQQPPKNAEQKGWSVSEQNYLQFGGKSLIACPNSIDGAWSIWASAGVDNPAGNENCVGIASRVIESTNPNGCKYTE